From Halobacillus sp. Marseille-Q1614, the proteins below share one genomic window:
- a CDS encoding TatD family hydrolase translates to MKRPVIDAHIHLDMYEENSRNKILSSLFKNKIAALITVSSDYRSALRNLQLQKNHRKIKTAIGYHPEQPLPSKKELDQILKLARENKEGITAIGEVGLPYYLRKKDEHVELDDYIKVLAAFIQTAKHLNKPIVLHAIYEDADIVLDLLKNYSIEKAHFHWFKGSDNTLEQIKRTGFYISITPDCLYEKEIQHIISTFPIELMMVETDGPWPFKGKFKDELTHPRMIHDSVKMISEIKSIKLDKVYDILLENTKKFYQC, encoded by the coding sequence ATGAAACGGCCGGTGATTGATGCCCATATTCACTTAGATATGTACGAAGAGAATTCACGAAATAAAATACTTAGCAGCCTTTTCAAGAATAAGATTGCAGCATTAATTACTGTATCAAGTGATTATAGGTCAGCTTTACGGAATTTACAGCTGCAAAAAAATCACCGCAAAATAAAGACCGCTATAGGTTATCACCCTGAGCAGCCACTTCCTTCTAAAAAAGAACTCGACCAAATTTTAAAGCTGGCCCGAGAAAATAAAGAGGGTATAACCGCGATTGGAGAAGTCGGACTTCCATATTATTTACGAAAAAAAGATGAGCATGTAGAACTGGACGACTATATCAAAGTATTAGCAGCATTTATACAGACGGCTAAACATCTTAATAAGCCTATCGTTTTACATGCTATTTATGAAGATGCAGACATCGTATTGGATTTGTTAAAAAATTATTCTATTGAAAAAGCTCATTTTCACTGGTTCAAGGGATCAGATAACACACTGGAGCAGATAAAAAGGACGGGTTTTTATATATCCATTACTCCCGATTGTCTTTATGAAAAGGAAATTCAGCATATCATTTCCACCTTCCCGATTGAATTAATGATGGTTGAGACAGATGGCCCTTGGCCGTTTAAAGGCAAGTTTAAAGATGAGCTTACCCACCCTCGTATGATTCATGATTCTGTAAAAATGATCAGCGAAATCAAAAGCATAAAGCTGGACAAAGTATATGACATTCTTTTGGAAAACACGAAGAAGTTTTACCAATGTTAA
- a CDS encoding ABC transporter substrate-binding protein has translation MLISGCSNGEEKVDDSMSDENPSGDLAPLSKEVKVLIAEDGAASGAGFYIAKEKGYFDDYNINVEFTQFANSDDMLPALAAGEVDIAGGVSTSSFFNAIAQGIDVKIIADKGHYVDGNSYFSFVIRNDLEDEIKDYSDLKGKKIAVSSQNAVDDYIYHEMLKHAGLTEDDVEFVLMSDFGNMLAAMGNGTIDAALQIEPLITQGVEQGIHTRFGDATDFAPDAQIAMVLASPVFLNEEEDVSLRFMAAYLKGVRDYNDAFIKGEGKDEIIDIMTKHTALKDPALWEKVAVTGLDPNGEMFIDDIKKQYDMYEKNGATRGEFDFDKSIDTSVTEKAVEVIGKYEEEE, from the coding sequence ATGCTTATAAGTGGATGTTCTAATGGAGAAGAGAAAGTTGACGATAGTATGAGTGATGAAAATCCATCTGGCGACTTGGCCCCTTTAAGCAAGGAAGTTAAAGTCTTAATTGCGGAAGACGGCGCTGCTTCTGGAGCCGGGTTTTATATTGCAAAAGAGAAAGGGTATTTTGACGATTATAATATCAACGTAGAATTCACACAGTTTGCGAACAGTGATGATATGCTGCCGGCCTTAGCGGCAGGGGAAGTTGATATCGCTGGAGGAGTTTCGACCTCTTCCTTCTTTAATGCCATTGCACAGGGAATTGATGTAAAGATTATTGCTGATAAAGGTCATTACGTTGATGGAAATTCTTACTTTTCCTTTGTGATCCGAAACGACCTGGAAGATGAAATCAAAGATTATTCTGATTTAAAGGGTAAGAAAATTGCTGTCTCCTCACAGAACGCTGTTGACGATTATATCTATCACGAAATGCTTAAACATGCCGGACTGACAGAAGATGACGTCGAGTTCGTCTTAATGTCTGACTTTGGAAATATGCTGGCAGCTATGGGGAATGGCACGATAGATGCGGCTCTTCAGATCGAACCGTTAATCACACAAGGTGTCGAGCAGGGGATTCACACCCGGTTTGGCGATGCAACGGACTTCGCGCCAGATGCCCAAATTGCGATGGTTCTGGCTTCACCTGTATTCTTAAATGAGGAAGAAGACGTTTCCTTAAGATTTATGGCAGCTTATCTTAAAGGAGTACGCGATTATAATGATGCTTTCATCAAAGGGGAAGGCAAAGATGAAATTATCGATATCATGACCAAACACACGGCGTTAAAAGACCCTGCGTTATGGGAAAAAGTTGCTGTAACTGGTCTGGATCCAAATGGAGAAATGTTTATTGATGACATTAAAAAGCAGTATGATATGTATGAGAAGAATGGGGCGACCCGTGGAGAGTTTGATTTCGATAAATCCATTGATACGTCAGTTACTGAAAAAGCTGTAGAGGTTATTGGCAAGTATGAAGAGGAAGAATAG
- a CDS encoding ABC transporter ATP-binding protein yields MEAKISINHLTKVFYKKGNSVTALQDISLNIKDGEFVCLVGPSGCGKTTLLRILADLETPSTGDFTIARGKQDRPLQSMVFQERGVIPWLTVEENVAFGLKMRHLPRKVIKERTDYYLEKVGLGRFAKLYPKELSGGMKQRVSIARAFANDPEILLMDEPFAALDEQNKFILQEELLNIWSETKKTVLFITHSIDEALLLSDRVLLMSSQPGRIVDEKTIHMPRPRTMEQVRADPVMAEHFVEIWKHLQDEVQGSRV; encoded by the coding sequence ATGGAAGCAAAGATTTCAATTAACCATTTGACTAAAGTCTTTTATAAAAAAGGGAACAGTGTCACTGCATTACAGGACATTTCCCTAAATATTAAAGACGGTGAATTCGTCTGCTTAGTGGGGCCGAGTGGATGCGGAAAAACGACTCTGCTCCGTATCCTGGCTGATCTTGAAACACCGAGTACGGGAGATTTCACAATAGCCAGAGGCAAGCAGGACCGCCCGCTGCAATCAATGGTCTTTCAAGAGAGAGGGGTTATCCCCTGGCTTACAGTTGAGGAAAATGTGGCGTTTGGATTAAAGATGAGGCATTTACCTAGAAAAGTAATAAAAGAGCGTACGGACTATTATTTAGAAAAAGTCGGACTCGGCAGATTTGCTAAACTGTATCCGAAAGAACTCTCAGGCGGTATGAAACAAAGAGTGAGCATAGCGAGAGCTTTTGCGAATGATCCGGAAATATTGCTGATGGATGAACCGTTTGCCGCTTTAGATGAGCAAAACAAGTTCATTCTTCAGGAAGAGCTGCTCAACATTTGGTCAGAAACCAAAAAGACGGTCTTATTTATCACCCACAGTATTGATGAAGCATTGCTGCTGAGCGACAGGGTCCTTCTTATGAGCTCACAGCCCGGCCGGATTGTGGATGAAAAAACCATTCATATGCCGAGACCGCGAACTATGGAACAGGTGCGGGCTGATCCTGTGATGGCTGAGCACTTCGTGGAAATTTGGAAACACCTGCAGGATGAAGTTCAAGGATCTAGAGTGTAA
- a CDS encoding ABC transporter permease, whose translation MDHLQSHDPVVVEKEEWKKRQLKGRLKQVLTISSPIFILMLWEFLSRTGLVDARFFPPPTDIIQTFLVMGTSGELFNHIGISLFRIFAGFLLGVIPAIALGLVMGLYSPMRHFFSPLIMALMPIPTLALLPIILILFGVGEVSKIVTIAGSVFFPVVINTVAGVINIDRIYLDVAKNYGANSKNFFFKIALPGSLPVMLEGIQMGQAIALLTIVAAEMMGATSGIGYLIWTSYKAFLLQEMYVGLVLISFFGYLFSLILRGFQKKLVPWR comes from the coding sequence ATGGACCATTTACAGAGTCACGACCCAGTGGTGGTCGAAAAAGAAGAATGGAAAAAAAGGCAGCTAAAAGGCCGTTTAAAGCAAGTACTTACGATATCCTCTCCCATATTTATTCTCATGCTCTGGGAATTTTTATCCCGCACTGGACTAGTGGATGCCCGCTTTTTTCCACCCCCGACAGATATTATTCAAACATTTTTAGTAATGGGGACAAGTGGTGAATTATTTAACCATATTGGAATATCCTTATTTCGTATTTTCGCCGGATTCTTACTGGGAGTTATTCCTGCTATTGCCCTCGGGCTTGTAATGGGGCTCTACTCTCCTATGCGGCATTTCTTCTCGCCATTAATTATGGCTTTAATGCCTATACCTACGCTCGCTCTTTTGCCGATCATATTGATCCTTTTTGGTGTGGGAGAGGTTTCAAAAATCGTAACCATCGCTGGCAGTGTATTTTTTCCTGTCGTCATTAATACCGTTGCCGGGGTTATCAACATTGATCGGATTTACCTGGATGTTGCGAAAAACTATGGAGCGAACTCGAAGAACTTTTTCTTCAAAATTGCTCTGCCGGGATCACTCCCCGTCATGCTTGAAGGAATCCAGATGGGGCAGGCAATTGCTCTTTTAACAATCGTAGCTGCGGAAATGATGGGGGCTACTTCAGGGATCGGCTACTTGATCTGGACTTCTTACAAAGCCTTCCTGCTGCAGGAGATGTACGTAGGGCTTGTACTGATATCGTTCTTTGGCTACTTGTTTTCGCTTATCCTTCGAGGCTTCCAGAAAAAGCTGGTTCCTTGGCGCTAG
- a CDS encoding acyl-CoA thioesterase: MTETKSPKESLIVNTDQVMINDLNNYNTLFGGVLMKKLDNNATLSARRHARVKECVTASTDSIDFLYPIHQTDSVCVESFVSYTGNKSMEIFCKVIAEDMISGERKMAATAFLTFVALDDNKHPIKVPEIVPETEEEKFLYESGKERAQTRRVRRKHSKELTEIIGLEKPWEKGVYV, from the coding sequence ATGACAGAAACAAAGAGTCCGAAAGAAAGCCTTATAGTCAATACAGACCAAGTGATGATTAATGATTTAAATAATTATAATACCCTGTTTGGCGGAGTCCTGATGAAGAAGCTGGATAATAACGCAACATTATCTGCCCGCAGACATGCCCGGGTTAAAGAATGTGTCACAGCTTCAACAGATTCAATTGATTTTCTGTACCCTATCCACCAAACTGATTCCGTTTGTGTAGAGTCATTTGTATCGTATACAGGAAATAAATCGATGGAGATCTTTTGCAAAGTAATCGCGGAAGATATGATATCCGGTGAACGCAAAATGGCAGCTACAGCGTTCTTAACCTTTGTTGCGCTAGATGATAATAAGCATCCAATAAAGGTACCTGAAATTGTGCCGGAAACCGAAGAGGAAAAATTCCTGTATGAATCAGGAAAAGAAAGAGCTCAAACAAGAAGAGTTAGAAGAAAGCACAGTAAAGAATTAACCGAAATCATTGGCTTAGAAAAGCCTTGGGAAAAAGGAGTGTATGTTTAA
- a CDS encoding LysR family transcriptional regulator gives MDIRHLKYFIEVARSSSFTRAAENLFVTQPTISKMIKNLEAELGVELFERSRKQLILTDAGRVILDQAQTIDKAFSNLETELDDLLGLQKGHIRIGLPPIMDGEEIIQILGDFHQLYPNITFQLLENGTKKIEEDISADHLDVGITVLPTEVENFHYFSFMREELKVVMPPNHPLSNRKQLKLEELKDEWFILFNKDFALNDRIREACKKAGFLPKVISESSQWDFIGKMIAANLGISILPYSVSMLLKEEVHTVKVIKPMIEWDLAVIWKKNHYLSYATKEWLKFMQDRLTLKNSSL, from the coding sequence ATGGATATCAGGCATTTAAAATATTTCATTGAAGTAGCCAGGTCGAGCAGCTTTACAAGAGCCGCAGAAAACTTGTTTGTAACACAGCCGACAATTAGTAAAATGATTAAGAATTTAGAAGCTGAACTGGGTGTGGAATTATTTGAGCGATCAAGGAAGCAGCTCATTTTAACGGATGCCGGGCGTGTGATATTAGATCAGGCCCAAACAATAGATAAGGCATTTTCCAACCTGGAGACAGAACTGGATGATTTACTGGGACTCCAAAAAGGCCACATTCGTATCGGACTGCCGCCGATTATGGATGGGGAAGAAATTATTCAAATCCTCGGTGACTTTCATCAACTGTACCCTAATATTACGTTTCAGCTTTTAGAAAATGGAACCAAAAAGATTGAAGAGGACATTAGTGCAGACCATTTAGATGTAGGAATTACTGTGCTTCCAACAGAAGTAGAGAACTTTCACTATTTTTCTTTTATGCGTGAGGAATTAAAAGTAGTTATGCCGCCGAACCATCCCCTGTCTAATCGAAAGCAGTTAAAGCTTGAGGAGCTAAAAGATGAATGGTTTATTTTGTTTAATAAAGATTTTGCATTAAATGACCGGATACGTGAAGCCTGCAAGAAAGCCGGCTTTCTTCCAAAAGTCATTTCTGAGAGTTCCCAATGGGATTTTATTGGAAAAATGATCGCAGCTAATTTAGGGATCTCCATTCTGCCTTATAGTGTTTCCATGTTATTAAAAGAAGAAGTACATACCGTAAAGGTAATTAAACCTATGATTGAATGGGACTTAGCCGTCATCTGGAAAAAGAATCATTACTTATCTTATGCGACTAAGGAATGGCTGAAATTTATGCAGGATCGGTTAACTTTGAAAAATTCCTCTCTTTAG
- a CDS encoding ATP-binding cassette domain-containing protein, which produces MEPLDYQKDRMPSFLENVRDDHNKTAEYLMEMVEFLKEYLSCYPHELSGGQKQWVVISRAISTEPAVIIFDI; this is translated from the coding sequence ATGGAACCTTTGGATTATCAAAAAGATAGAATGCCTTCCTTCCTAGAAAATGTGAGAGATGATCACAATAAAACCGCGGAATACTTAATGGAAATGGTAGAATTCCTAAAAGAATATTTGTCCTGTTATCCGCATGAATTAAGCGGGGGTCAAAAACAGTGGGTCGTTATTTCCCGGGCTATAAGCACAGAGCCCGCTGTGATTATATTTGATATTTGA
- a CDS encoding DUF2515 domain-containing protein, with amino-acid sequence MFKPTRKHMRDLGRQLKHAPPLTDISKEDEKLIKQIRVDTSNNNQNNITRTKAYFDFYQKHPEIHWALLAHLVSRNAGWNMTDIKGEYLPKLLTHKEQVDFFAFLERGNWLIFQDAYPQLLLYEESKKQKRPLFHLLSQFQVSKFVRPFWESFWKQPSSRELTFALIINEQQYIEGRVVQDNQYKQTVLDTALFKLQNIFDFNHILFPYTTPLQKKTKLVGGTVHHFSSVEDRIIFGKGLYDLLFSIQSRLQQIITWAETHPHTGSRKDFWPMLFNDVKESAPGQVHELKGSPCSMTEPAARIYSPKLTDVWEDWIHRPPEAGDWCTNKKMLHHIKKPIKVLNENIQEVYCKTIEEIELAAFTKNKFFHKK; translated from the coding sequence ATGTTTAAACCGACCAGAAAGCATATGAGGGACTTGGGCAGACAGCTTAAACATGCCCCCCCTTTAACAGATATAAGCAAAGAAGATGAAAAGCTAATCAAACAAATAAGAGTCGATACCTCAAATAATAATCAAAACAATATTACGAGAACGAAGGCCTATTTTGACTTTTATCAAAAGCATCCTGAAATCCATTGGGCGCTGCTCGCCCACCTTGTGTCCAGAAATGCAGGCTGGAATATGACCGACATTAAAGGCGAGTACCTGCCAAAGCTGCTTACGCATAAAGAACAAGTAGATTTTTTCGCCTTTCTTGAAAGAGGAAACTGGCTAATTTTCCAGGATGCCTATCCGCAGCTGCTGCTTTATGAAGAGAGTAAAAAACAAAAGCGTCCCTTGTTTCATCTGCTTTCCCAGTTTCAAGTTTCAAAATTTGTGAGGCCCTTCTGGGAGAGCTTTTGGAAACAGCCTTCGAGTAGAGAGCTTACATTTGCCTTAATCATTAATGAACAGCAGTACATCGAAGGGCGTGTTGTCCAGGATAACCAATATAAACAAACTGTTTTAGACACTGCGCTGTTTAAACTGCAGAACATCTTCGACTTTAACCATATTTTGTTCCCTTACACGACACCTCTTCAGAAGAAAACAAAGCTAGTCGGCGGGACTGTTCATCATTTTTCATCTGTGGAAGACAGGATTATATTTGGCAAGGGGCTGTATGATCTACTTTTCTCTATCCAGAGCAGGCTGCAGCAGATCATCACCTGGGCCGAGACTCATCCTCATACAGGATCGCGCAAGGACTTCTGGCCGATGCTTTTTAACGATGTAAAAGAAAGCGCGCCCGGCCAGGTCCATGAATTAAAGGGCAGTCCCTGTTCTATGACGGAGCCGGCCGCCAGAATTTACAGCCCGAAGCTTACGGACGTTTGGGAAGACTGGATTCACCGGCCTCCTGAAGCTGGAGACTGGTGTACAAATAAGAAGATGCTTCATCATATTAAGAAACCTATTAAAGTATTGAATGAAAATATTCAAGAGGTCTATTGTAAAACGATTGAAGAAATTGAGCTCGCAGCCTTCACTAAAAACAAATTCTTCCATAAAAAATAA
- a CDS encoding cytochrome P450 translates to MLMISLTLPIIVISELLGVPAEDRNNFRKWSNTIIAAADEFEEDFIEDVEAFLAYLKELFDERRSAPGNDLISNLLQAEEEGEQLSRNELYSMMILLIIAGHETTVNLITNTMARPI, encoded by the coding sequence TTGTTGATGATTTCGCTCACCCTTCCAATTATTGTAATCAGCGAATTGCTAGGCGTCCCTGCGGAAGACCGCAACAATTTCAGGAAATGGTCCAATACGATTATCGCGGCAGCCGATGAGTTTGAAGAAGATTTTATCGAGGATGTAGAAGCCTTTCTTGCCTATTTAAAAGAGCTGTTTGATGAACGCAGAAGCGCACCTGGGAATGATCTGATTTCAAACCTTCTTCAAGCCGAGGAAGAAGGGGAACAGCTGAGCCGAAACGAACTCTACTCTATGATGATTCTTCTGATTATTGCCGGCCATGAAACGACAGTAAATCTTATCACGAATACGATGGCTCGACCTATTTGA
- a CDS encoding cytochrome P450 yields MDFSTARWAEDDLTFKGQTIKRGDTVLASLSSANRDEEKFEQADQFDITRRSNAHVAFGYGIHFCLGAPLARLEGRSELKNCWRLFQTCVCTRSLNGGLYSYFEA; encoded by the coding sequence ATAGACTTCTCAACAGCGCGCTGGGCCGAAGATGATTTAACCTTTAAAGGACAAACCATTAAACGAGGCGATACGGTATTAGCATCTTTAAGTTCCGCTAATCGGGATGAAGAAAAATTTGAGCAAGCTGATCAGTTTGATATTACGAGAAGGTCTAATGCTCATGTAGCTTTCGGTTATGGCATTCACTTCTGCCTTGGTGCACCATTGGCGCGGTTAGAAGGTAGATCGGAATTGAAAAACTGCTGGAGACTTTTCCAGACATGCGTATGTACAAGGAGCCTAAATGGCGGACTGTATTCTTACTTCGAGGCTTAG
- a CDS encoding GTP-binding protein produces the protein MKKKIPVTVLSGYLGSGKTTLLNHLLNNKENKKIAVIVNDMSEVNIDAGMIKQGGFSRTEEKLVELQNGCICCTLREDLIKEVKKLASLGIDYIVIESTGISEPIPVAQSFSYMDEHLGINLMESCRLDTMVTVVDGHRFWNDYGAGESLRDRNQAADVDDTREVIDLLIDQIEFADLLILNKIDLINSQEKLELKALLKQLNPSAHIIETSFGQVPADKLLNTRLFNFEKVSQGAGWIKELNEEHVPESEEYGIASFVYRRRKPFHPERFMEWLEGSWPEEVVRAKGFFWLATRNDVAGLLSQAGTSLMIEGAGQWIAAYSSEEQEEIFREDPELKEDLDLEHGDRKTELVFIGIDMNKEEIESQLDACLLTDEEMKESWETFKDPLPDFHVHAH, from the coding sequence ATGAAGAAGAAAATACCAGTTACCGTTCTCAGCGGATATTTAGGATCGGGAAAAACGACCCTATTAAACCATCTTTTAAACAATAAAGAAAACAAGAAAATTGCTGTGATCGTCAATGATATGAGCGAGGTAAATATTGATGCCGGCATGATAAAACAGGGCGGGTTCAGCCGGACAGAAGAAAAGCTGGTCGAGCTGCAAAATGGCTGTATCTGCTGCACGTTAAGAGAGGACTTAATTAAAGAAGTTAAAAAACTGGCTTCTCTCGGTATTGATTATATCGTCATAGAGTCTACAGGTATTTCTGAGCCAATCCCTGTCGCGCAAAGCTTCAGTTATATGGATGAGCATCTCGGAATAAATTTAATGGAAAGCTGCAGACTCGATACGATGGTAACAGTCGTTGATGGCCATCGATTTTGGAATGATTATGGAGCCGGTGAAAGTCTTCGTGATCGAAACCAAGCGGCTGATGTAGATGATACGAGAGAAGTGATCGATCTGCTCATCGATCAAATTGAGTTTGCTGATCTTCTGATACTTAACAAAATAGATTTAATAAATAGTCAGGAAAAGCTTGAGCTTAAAGCACTTTTGAAACAGCTAAATCCAAGTGCACACATTATCGAAACATCTTTTGGACAGGTGCCGGCTGACAAATTGTTAAACACTCGGCTGTTTAATTTTGAAAAGGTAAGCCAAGGAGCTGGTTGGATTAAAGAATTAAATGAAGAACATGTGCCTGAAAGTGAGGAATATGGAATTGCATCGTTTGTCTATCGGCGCAGAAAACCATTTCACCCAGAGAGATTTATGGAATGGCTTGAAGGAAGCTGGCCGGAGGAAGTGGTACGGGCTAAGGGCTTCTTTTGGTTAGCGACAAGGAATGATGTGGCCGGCTTGCTGTCCCAGGCGGGTACGTCTCTTATGATAGAGGGGGCAGGTCAGTGGATAGCTGCTTATTCTAGCGAGGAACAGGAGGAAATCTTTAGAGAAGATCCTGAGTTAAAAGAAGATTTGGACCTTGAACATGGAGACCGAAAGACAGAGCTTGTATTTATTGGAATTGATATGAATAAAGAAGAAATCGAAAGCCAGTTAGATGCCTGTCTGTTAACGGATGAAGAAATGAAGGAATCTTGGGAAACCTTTAAAGATCCCCTTCCCGACTTTCACGTGCATGCTCATTAA
- a CDS encoding FAD/NAD(P)-binding protein, with translation MYQWVIIGGGIHGCTIAAHLLHSSKVKTKDLLIIDPFHKPIEKWKRMTGRVGMEYLRSPSVHHLHPDPYSLKSFAQSHDYAGGFKGYYKRPRLDMFNDHCDQLFKGVELSDCWENDRAVSLTRQGEQWKISTASHREIVSKQVVLALGVNDQPHYPDWAKPLHKKAPHLIGHIFSEQDMKAFDASKPPAIVGAGITAVHLAIKCSLESSSPVSIIKRHPFRIEDFDSDPGWLGPKYLSSFNRVSSYEKRRTIIQKARNRGSVTQSIYSLLKRLEAQEKIKIITADIESARVCNEKINLKLEKKGELLAESLLLATGAASCLPGKELLEQTIQEHRLPCAPCGFPIINKQLEWTAGLFTAGALAELEIGPAARNIAGARKAAQRIVQAI, from the coding sequence GTGTATCAATGGGTGATCATAGGTGGAGGGATTCACGGCTGTACGATCGCCGCTCACCTCCTGCATAGCAGTAAGGTAAAGACAAAGGATTTACTGATCATCGATCCTTTCCATAAACCTATTGAGAAATGGAAGAGGATGACTGGTAGAGTTGGGATGGAGTATTTACGTTCACCCTCTGTTCACCATCTTCATCCAGATCCGTATAGTTTGAAGAGCTTTGCCCAATCCCATGACTACGCAGGAGGATTTAAAGGTTATTACAAACGTCCTAGACTGGATATGTTTAATGATCATTGCGATCAACTATTTAAGGGTGTTGAACTTAGTGACTGCTGGGAGAACGACAGGGCAGTATCGTTAACGAGACAAGGGGAGCAATGGAAAATTTCTACTGCTTCCCATCGTGAGATCGTTAGTAAGCAGGTAGTGCTTGCTCTTGGAGTAAATGACCAGCCCCATTATCCTGACTGGGCCAAGCCTTTACATAAAAAGGCTCCACATTTAATAGGTCACATTTTTAGTGAACAGGATATGAAAGCATTCGATGCCTCAAAACCACCGGCCATTGTTGGGGCTGGTATAACAGCTGTACATTTGGCCATTAAATGTTCTCTAGAGAGTTCTTCTCCTGTTTCTATCATCAAGCGCCATCCTTTTCGGATTGAAGATTTTGATAGTGATCCAGGGTGGCTTGGCCCTAAATATTTAAGTAGTTTTAATAGAGTCAGCAGTTATGAAAAGAGAAGAACTATCATCCAAAAGGCAAGAAATCGGGGCTCTGTGACACAAAGTATTTATAGTCTTTTAAAACGTCTTGAAGCTCAAGAAAAGATTAAAATAATCACAGCTGACATTGAATCGGCTCGTGTATGTAACGAGAAGATTAATCTCAAACTCGAAAAAAAAGGTGAGCTGCTGGCAGAATCCCTATTACTGGCTACAGGAGCGGCGTCCTGCCTGCCAGGGAAAGAATTATTGGAACAAACAATACAAGAACATCGGCTTCCATGTGCACCCTGCGGCTTTCCTATAATAAATAAGCAATTAGAATGGACCGCCGGCCTGTTTACAGCAGGAGCTTTAGCGGAACTAGAAATCGGACCTGCAGCCAGAAATATAGCTGGAGCCCGTAAAGCAGCACAGCGCATTGTGCAGGCAATATAG
- the rpsN gene encoding 30S ribosomal protein S14, with translation MIKVVKEKKRQELVEKYAYLRKELKEKGDYEALRKLPKDSSPTRLNNRCEVTGRPRGYMRKFKMSRIAFREFAHKGQLPGVKKSSW, from the coding sequence ATTATCAAAGTAGTGAAAGAGAAAAAAAGGCAGGAACTCGTGGAGAAATATGCTTATTTAAGAAAAGAGTTAAAAGAAAAAGGAGACTATGAGGCTCTTAGAAAACTGCCAAAAGATTCTTCGCCAACTCGTCTGAACAATCGTTGTGAGGTAACCGGACGTCCTAGAGGCTATATGCGTAAATTCAAAATGTCCCGGATTGCTTTTCGGGAATTCGCTCATAAAGGACAGCTGCCAGGAGTAAAAAAATCCAGCTGGTAA